In Sphingomonas psychrotolerans, the following proteins share a genomic window:
- a CDS encoding M20/M25/M40 family metallo-hydrolase: MASLTVLSSIVALTAVPAAEARNDGSVEAVLAGRGYKAAVVQLEREHDRIVEDIVKLTEIPAPPFKEAARAAAYRDMLKQAGLENVEIDAEGNVMGVYRGTAAAGGPVIVLAAHLDTVFPEGTKVTVRRDGTRLYAPGIGDDTRSLAVLLAYARAMKANAIRTKSDILFVGNVGEEGPGDLRGVRYLFTRGAYKDRVETFVSMDGTDASRIVSGGVGSKRYRVTYKGPGGHSYGAFGLVNPMVAMSQTVVDFYKLAVPKSPKTTYAASVTGGGTSVNSIPNEVFTEFDMRSEDPAELAKVEKRFVEIVHASVDGENGGRDTREGKVSAELKLIGDRPAGSTSPTADIVRIATGVIRAHGMRPSPSFSSTDSNLPMSLGIPAITIGSGGTGGRAHSLDEWIDVEKGASVRGMSVGLGILLVAAGVE, from the coding sequence ATGGCGTCTCTCACCGTCCTGTCCTCGATCGTAGCACTGACGGCCGTACCTGCGGCGGAGGCGCGCAATGACGGGTCCGTCGAGGCCGTGCTGGCCGGGCGAGGCTACAAGGCCGCCGTTGTCCAGCTCGAACGCGAGCATGACCGGATCGTCGAGGACATCGTCAAGCTGACGGAGATTCCAGCTCCGCCCTTCAAAGAAGCGGCGCGCGCCGCCGCCTATCGCGACATGCTGAAGCAGGCCGGGCTCGAGAATGTCGAGATCGATGCCGAGGGCAACGTCATGGGCGTCTATCGCGGGACTGCCGCGGCGGGCGGGCCAGTCATCGTGCTGGCGGCACATCTCGACACGGTGTTTCCGGAAGGCACCAAGGTGACGGTGCGGCGTGACGGCACTCGCCTCTACGCGCCCGGCATCGGCGACGACACGCGCAGCCTGGCAGTGCTTCTGGCCTATGCGCGGGCAATGAAAGCCAATGCGATCCGGACGAAATCCGACATTCTGTTCGTCGGCAACGTTGGCGAGGAAGGCCCGGGTGATCTGCGCGGGGTGCGCTACCTCTTCACGCGCGGCGCGTACAAGGATCGCGTGGAGACGTTCGTGTCGATGGACGGCACCGATGCCAGTCGCATCGTCAGCGGCGGCGTCGGCTCGAAGCGCTACCGGGTCACCTATAAGGGGCCGGGAGGCCATAGCTACGGCGCGTTCGGTTTGGTCAACCCGATGGTCGCGATGAGCCAGACCGTCGTCGATTTCTACAAGCTTGCCGTCCCGAAATCCCCCAAGACGACGTACGCCGCGAGCGTGACCGGTGGCGGCACCTCGGTGAATTCGATCCCCAACGAGGTCTTCACCGAGTTCGACATGCGATCGGAAGATCCGGCGGAGCTCGCCAAGGTTGAGAAGCGCTTCGTCGAGATCGTGCACGCCAGCGTCGACGGCGAGAACGGCGGCCGCGATACGCGCGAGGGCAAGGTTTCAGCGGAGCTCAAGCTGATCGGAGATCGGCCGGCGGGAAGCACATCGCCGACCGCCGACATCGTCCGGATCGCGACCGGAGTCATCCGCGCCCATGGCATGCGCCCGAGCCCGTCCTTCTCGTCGACCGATTCCAACCTGCCTATGAGCCTGGGAATCCCGGCCATCACGATCGGATCGGGCGGGACGGGAGGACGCGCGCACTCGCTCGACGAATGGATCGACGTCGAGAAGGGCGCGAGCGTGCGCGGCATGTCCGTCGGTCTCGGTATCCTGCTCGTCGCGGCAGGTGTCGAGTGA
- a CDS encoding RNA polymerase sigma factor produces the protein MRLSTSALDGCNHRIQHRCMQYDQRLFEESAGRLRLFIAARSSNQADTDDIVQETFLKFYALQQEQEVNSPLGYMYRIALNLMIDRSRRRTPLNSSVDIDDVAESHLSIRPGQEESRRLADLQRAYHAALAELSPRCAEVFHMRRHREMATPDVAANLSITTRMVQKHMVTAMAHLRDRLLPFLSDDYSDTDDGGFSVPMRCQMASSSSAHA, from the coding sequence ATGAGGCTTTCGACATCGGCATTGGACGGATGTAATCACAGGATACAGCATCGGTGCATGCAGTATGATCAGCGTCTATTCGAGGAATCCGCGGGTCGCCTGAGATTATTCATCGCTGCGAGATCGAGTAATCAAGCCGATACAGACGACATAGTTCAAGAGACATTCCTCAAATTTTACGCATTACAACAAGAGCAGGAGGTTAATTCCCCGCTCGGTTATATGTATCGCATAGCTCTAAATCTCATGATCGATCGCAGTCGCCGGCGCACTCCATTGAATTCCAGTGTCGACATCGACGATGTTGCCGAAAGTCACCTGTCTATAAGACCGGGCCAGGAAGAGAGCCGCCGCCTCGCCGATCTGCAGCGCGCCTATCACGCCGCGCTGGCCGAACTGTCGCCGCGTTGCGCTGAAGTCTTTCACATGCGGCGGCACCGCGAGATGGCCACGCCGGACGTCGCGGCAAATCTGTCCATCACGACGCGCATGGTCCAGAAGCACATGGTTACCGCCATGGCGCATCTCCGGGACCGCTTGCTGCCGTTCCTGTCCGACGATTATTCCGATACCGACGATGGCGGGTTCAGCGTGCCGATGCGGTGTCAGATGGCGTCGAGTTCCAGCGCGCATGCGTAA
- a CDS encoding serine hydrolase domain-containing protein: protein MSICVRLLSFLAIGGCGALAVTTPALGQAADAARIRAVAATDLDSIFAKWNSDSAPGCAVAVDQDGQAVLTRAYGMADLEHGIRNRAETVFEAGSVSKQFTAAAVLALVDAGKLTLDTDVRTILPELPDYGHVITVDRLLNHTSGLRDWGGIAGLAGWPRTTRVHTQNDVLAIVVKQKALNFEPGAESSYTNTGYNLLTEIVRRVSGKSLAQFSHETFFAPLGMTHTRWRDEYRRIVPGRAQAYEWQGDRYQQEMPFEDAYGNGGLLTTVGDLLIWNRALDSGKLGGFVTTKLSERSTLRDGRKLTYGRGLFNYTFRGTEEIAHAGSTAGYRAWLGRYPARRLSVALLCNAANADTGMGRKVAALFLGGSAAAAVSAKPLDGLFVDQASGMPLDDARYLANASKFVSKDRIELTGRDGNIAIFVRTAPVVAAAVKLDTYVGHYASEEVGATYDISAGPDGLVWRIRDRPDFTRTLEPIYRDAFQGEGVTFRFVRDADGRVTGLTVSVERARNVRFARLD, encoded by the coding sequence ATGAGCATTTGCGTCCGCCTCTTGTCGTTTCTGGCCATCGGCGGATGCGGTGCTCTCGCGGTCACGACGCCGGCGCTCGGTCAGGCGGCGGATGCGGCGCGCATCCGGGCGGTCGCCGCGACCGATCTCGACTCGATCTTCGCGAAGTGGAACTCGGATTCGGCGCCGGGCTGTGCCGTCGCGGTCGATCAGGACGGACAGGCGGTGCTGACCCGGGCCTATGGCATGGCCGATCTCGAGCACGGCATTCGCAACCGCGCCGAAACCGTGTTCGAGGCGGGATCCGTGTCGAAACAATTCACCGCCGCAGCGGTGCTCGCATTGGTCGACGCCGGCAAGCTCACGCTCGATACCGACGTCCGCACGATCCTCCCCGAACTGCCCGACTACGGCCATGTCATTACCGTCGACCGGCTGCTCAATCACACCAGCGGTTTGCGCGATTGGGGCGGTATCGCAGGATTGGCAGGATGGCCGCGGACCACGCGCGTCCACACGCAGAACGACGTTCTGGCCATCGTGGTGAAGCAGAAGGCGCTCAATTTCGAGCCCGGTGCAGAGTCGAGCTACACGAATACGGGGTATAATCTGCTGACCGAGATTGTCCGGCGCGTCAGCGGCAAGTCGCTCGCCCAATTCAGTCACGAGACGTTCTTCGCCCCCCTCGGCATGACGCACACCCGGTGGCGCGACGAGTATCGGCGGATCGTGCCCGGACGCGCGCAAGCCTATGAATGGCAAGGCGACCGCTATCAGCAGGAGATGCCGTTCGAGGATGCCTATGGCAATGGCGGGTTGCTAACGACTGTCGGCGACCTGCTGATCTGGAACCGCGCGCTCGACAGCGGCAAGCTCGGCGGGTTCGTCACGACCAAATTGTCGGAACGCAGCACGCTGCGCGACGGCCGCAAACTCACTTATGGCCGCGGGCTGTTCAACTATACGTTCCGCGGCACCGAGGAGATTGCGCATGCGGGCTCGACTGCGGGGTATCGCGCGTGGCTCGGCCGCTATCCGGCGCGGCGCCTGTCGGTCGCCTTGCTGTGCAACGCAGCCAACGCCGATACTGGCATGGGAAGAAAGGTCGCTGCGCTGTTTCTCGGCGGGTCCGCGGCTGCCGCCGTCTCGGCAAAACCGCTCGACGGCCTGTTCGTCGATCAGGCATCGGGCATGCCGCTCGACGACGCGCGTTACCTGGCGAACGCCAGCAAGTTCGTCTCGAAGGATCGCATCGAGCTGACCGGCCGCGACGGCAACATTGCCATCTTCGTTCGCACCGCCCCGGTCGTTGCGGCAGCCGTGAAGCTCGACACTTATGTCGGGCATTATGCCAGCGAGGAAGTCGGCGCGACCTATGACATCTCGGCAGGCCCAGACGGACTCGTCTGGCGCATTCGCGACCGGCCGGATTTCACCCGGACGCTCGAGCCCATCTACCGCGACGCGTTTCAGGGCGAGGGCGTCACGTTTCGTTTCGTGCGGGACGCGGACGGCCGCGTGACTGGGTTGACGGTCAGCGTCGAGCGTGCGCGCAACGTGCGGTTCGCACGGCTGGACTAA